The Oleidesulfovibrio alaskensis DSM 16109 genome has a segment encoding these proteins:
- a CDS encoding tRNA dihydrouridine synthase, with amino-acid sequence MMQPEEYTAADAVESCPQQSLSGDGPDLAVAADGVFDAALAARLTEPLQIGGRTVNGRLFLAPMAGLGHIAYRQVLESFGGCGLVFTGMCSARAVPTENPARSPVFSWRPEELPALVCQLFGADPQDMAAAARRVESEGFFGVDINMGCSVAPIVKKGCGADLLRDPERAVRMVDAVRRAVSVPVFVKMRTGWSPDPEPAVNLARRLQDAGADALVFHPRVAPDRRTHRPRTAHIGLVKDALDIPVIGNGDVFDAADCAAMLERTGCDGVSLGRLAIARPWIFAQWTRGFVPEKQTYRDTLFALMDALEAHYDPARAIKLYKKLIMYYAANFTFGNRLFGRLIRGDDMQAMRRNAQAEFCRVPQVGARPNLLMFCM; translated from the coding sequence ATGATGCAGCCGGAAGAATATACAGCAGCCGATGCCGTTGAATCCTGTCCGCAGCAGAGTCTTTCCGGTGACGGGCCGGATCTGGCCGTGGCCGCTGACGGGGTTTTTGACGCCGCCCTTGCCGCCCGTCTGACTGAACCGCTGCAGATAGGCGGCAGAACGGTGAACGGCCGTCTGTTTCTGGCTCCCATGGCCGGTCTCGGGCATATTGCCTACCGGCAGGTGCTCGAAAGCTTCGGGGGATGCGGGCTGGTGTTTACGGGCATGTGCAGCGCACGCGCGGTGCCTACGGAAAATCCGGCGCGGTCTCCGGTGTTCAGTTGGCGTCCGGAAGAACTGCCCGCGCTGGTCTGCCAGCTTTTCGGTGCCGATCCGCAGGATATGGCTGCGGCTGCCCGCAGGGTTGAGTCCGAAGGCTTTTTCGGGGTGGACATCAACATGGGCTGTTCTGTGGCGCCTATTGTGAAAAAAGGCTGCGGAGCGGATCTGCTGCGTGATCCGGAGCGCGCTGTGCGCATGGTGGATGCCGTGCGCCGCGCTGTGTCTGTGCCTGTCTTTGTCAAAATGCGCACAGGGTGGAGCCCTGATCCGGAACCGGCGGTGAATCTGGCCCGCAGGCTTCAGGACGCCGGTGCCGATGCGCTGGTCTTTCACCCCCGTGTGGCGCCCGACAGGCGCACCCATCGCCCCAGAACGGCGCATATCGGTCTGGTGAAAGACGCGCTGGATATTCCTGTTATCGGCAACGGTGATGTTTTTGATGCAGCGGATTGCGCCGCCATGCTGGAACGCACAGGCTGCGACGGTGTTTCGCTGGGCAGACTGGCCATAGCCCGCCCGTGGATTTTTGCACAGTGGACGCGCGGTTTTGTTCCGGAAAAGCAGACATACCGCGACACGCTTTTTGCGCTGATGGATGCGCTGGAAGCGCATTATGATCCTGCCCGCGCCATCAAACTGTATAAAAAGCTCATCATGTACTACGCGGCTAATTTCACGTTCGGAAACAGGCTGTTCGGCAGGCTTATCCGCGGTGACGACATGCAGGCCATGCGGCGCAATGCACAGGCGGAGTTCTGCCGGGTGCCGCAGGTCGGTGCACGTCCCAACCTGCTGATGTTCTGCATGTGA
- a CDS encoding Hsp20/alpha crystallin family protein, with amino-acid sequence MAIDFSSFYEFPHLLDRMTGEMDHAFAGGAPRQAAFPPLNIGEDDSAVYVRALVPGAGMDDLELIITDKTLSLKGELKPVQGRYYRQERPTGPFQRVITVGVPIDRDAVRATLRNGVLEVVLPKHTGQRPQTIRIDIR; translated from the coding sequence ATGGCCATAGATTTCAGTTCGTTTTATGAGTTTCCGCATCTGCTCGACCGCATGACCGGAGAGATGGATCACGCCTTTGCCGGTGGTGCGCCGCGGCAGGCTGCTTTTCCGCCGTTGAACATAGGCGAGGATGACAGCGCCGTGTATGTGCGCGCGCTGGTGCCCGGTGCCGGTATGGACGACCTTGAGCTGATAATTACCGACAAGACATTGTCGCTCAAAGGCGAACTGAAACCCGTGCAGGGACGCTATTACCGGCAGGAACGGCCCACGGGACCGTTTCAGCGGGTAATCACCGTGGGGGTGCCCATCGACAGAGACGCCGTGCGTGCCACGCTGCGCAACGGTGTGCTGGAAGTGGTGCTGCCCAAACATACCGGTCAGCGTCCCCAGACCATCAGAATAGATATACGTTAA
- a CDS encoding sigma-54-dependent transcriptional regulator, whose product MAQILLVDADSCFAHMLGAIIEGLGHRVHHAASLREGRALAAAAETDVVYLHVQLPDGSGTTAVESFRSAPGRPEVVLLTDRGDPDTAEEAIRMGVWEYVEKSSPADRIILPLLRALDYRGRRPSRRSTASLKRDDIIGSSRALQKCLDTVSEAAFSDASVLLFGETGAGKEVFARAIHDNSHRAGGPFVAVDCASLTRTLAGSILFGHRKGAFTGAEQNKDGLVLQAHRGTLFLDEVGELPLSMQKLFLRVLQEHRFRPVGGRNEVTSDFRLIAATNRDLEKMVSQGTFRSDLLYRMRTIVMHLPPLRSRTEDITELADHYLQRMCGKYGVPHKSMAPDLQETLRAYAWPGNVRELIHTLERAVLAAQDEPRLFARHLPDHVRISTARAALQQRRTDSTAVAQPSRDEDTASGAPESRPQAPRPCHTCGTLPESYGTPAVQPESTDQDLPHLHDTAGHNAAVPQEKHPLSPDHSPLPPFFTFRDNMFRDYLRELLRRTDNDIAAACAMSGLSRSYLYDLLRRHGLRNGGTTSGS is encoded by the coding sequence ATGGCCCAGATTCTCCTCGTAGACGCAGACTCATGTTTTGCCCACATGCTGGGTGCCATCATAGAGGGACTGGGGCACAGGGTACACCACGCCGCATCGCTCAGGGAGGGACGCGCCCTTGCCGCTGCGGCCGAAACCGATGTGGTGTATCTGCATGTTCAACTGCCCGACGGCAGCGGTACAACCGCGGTGGAATCGTTCCGGTCGGCCCCCGGCCGTCCAGAGGTGGTGCTGCTGACAGACCGCGGCGACCCCGACACCGCGGAAGAAGCAATCCGCATGGGAGTCTGGGAATATGTGGAAAAAAGCAGTCCGGCTGACAGGATAATTCTGCCTCTGCTGCGTGCGCTTGACTACAGGGGCAGACGGCCTTCGCGACGCAGTACGGCCAGCCTCAAGCGCGATGACATCATCGGCAGCAGCCGTGCCCTGCAAAAATGCCTTGATACCGTCTCGGAAGCTGCCTTCAGCGATGCATCAGTGTTGCTTTTCGGCGAAACGGGCGCAGGCAAGGAAGTATTTGCACGCGCCATTCACGACAACAGCCACCGTGCCGGCGGTCCCTTTGTGGCCGTGGACTGCGCATCACTCACCCGTACGCTGGCGGGCAGCATACTCTTCGGCCACCGCAAAGGCGCCTTTACCGGTGCGGAACAAAACAAGGACGGTCTGGTACTGCAGGCGCACCGGGGCACACTCTTTCTGGATGAGGTGGGCGAACTGCCTCTTTCCATGCAGAAGCTCTTTCTGCGGGTGCTTCAGGAACACCGCTTCCGGCCGGTAGGCGGCAGAAACGAGGTGACCAGCGATTTCCGTCTTATCGCCGCAACCAACCGGGACCTTGAAAAAATGGTGTCGCAGGGCACATTCCGTTCCGACCTTTTGTACCGCATGCGCACCATTGTCATGCATCTGCCGCCTCTGCGCAGCCGCACCGAAGACATTACCGAACTTGCCGACCACTACCTGCAACGCATGTGCGGCAAATATGGCGTTCCGCACAAAAGCATGGCCCCCGACCTGCAGGAAACGCTGCGCGCCTATGCCTGGCCGGGCAACGTCCGGGAGCTTATCCACACGCTGGAACGTGCCGTGCTTGCCGCACAGGATGAACCACGGCTCTTTGCCCGCCATCTGCCTGACCATGTGCGCATAAGCACCGCGCGGGCGGCGTTGCAGCAACGCAGAACAGACAGCACCGCCGTTGCGCAGCCGTCCCGTGACGAAGACACCGCATCCGGTGCACCCGAAAGCCGCCCGCAGGCACCGCGGCCGTGTCATACCTGCGGCACCCTGCCGGAATCTTACGGCACGCCCGCCGTACAACCTGAGTCCACAGACCAAGACCTGCCGCACCTGCACGACACTGCCGGACACAATGCCGCCGTCCCACAGGAAAAACACCCTCTTTCTCCGGACCACAGCCCCCTGCCGCCGTTTTTCACCTTCCGCGACAACATGTTCCGCGACTACCTGCGCGAACTGCTGCGCCGTACAGACAACGACATCGCCGCGGCATGCGCCATGTCGGGACTTTCCCGTTCTTACCTGTATGACCTGCTGCGCCGCCACGGCCTGCGCAACGGCGGGACAACATCCGGCAGC
- a CDS encoding peptidase U32 family protein, protein MPLTTFSPELLAPAGDMSRLDAVLRYGADAVYLGGTEMNLRAGAAGFTPEALGTALAKARRCGARVYCCVNALPYEHQLETVRATLERLAQPFSCNQQTLEPHWRDDTLPDTTENSIDGLIIADPGVLRMARRIAPHIPVHMSTQANTANSESAAFWRDMGASRLNLARELGAADIRAIMRAVPDVEYETFVHGAMCLAVSGRCLLSAWMNDRPANLGQCTHPCRFDYRTAGLAASDAEPDHAGIELDVEERTRAGAPAWTVTQDSGWSHIWSPHDLCLVRYLRWFAVQGVAALKIEGRMKTAGYAAQVVDVYRTAVDDLAAGRFRPALYMRELCNTATRPLSSGFFLPRGRRRTWQAASSGHRLPLVARTGRRLSAGSWEMAVLAPWQCDRPVEILVPGLKRPLLQPQHCRVENHRGETARQVHPGTSAILHCDHPDLAPGLFLRACT, encoded by the coding sequence ATGCCCCTGACAACATTTTCTCCGGAACTGCTGGCCCCTGCCGGTGACATGTCCAGACTGGACGCCGTACTGCGCTACGGTGCCGACGCCGTCTATCTGGGCGGCACGGAAATGAATCTGCGCGCCGGTGCGGCAGGGTTCACCCCCGAAGCTCTGGGCACTGCACTGGCCAAAGCCCGCCGCTGCGGCGCCAGAGTATACTGCTGTGTCAACGCCCTGCCCTACGAGCATCAGCTGGAAACGGTGCGCGCCACACTGGAAAGACTGGCGCAGCCTTTCAGCTGCAACCAGCAGACTCTGGAACCGCACTGGCGCGACGACACGCTGCCCGACACCACGGAAAACAGCATTGACGGGCTGATCATAGCCGACCCCGGCGTGCTGCGCATGGCGCGCCGCATAGCGCCGCACATCCCCGTGCACATGAGCACACAGGCCAATACGGCCAACAGCGAATCCGCAGCATTCTGGCGCGATATGGGGGCAAGCAGGCTAAATCTGGCACGCGAGCTGGGCGCGGCGGACATACGTGCCATCATGCGGGCCGTACCCGACGTGGAATATGAAACATTTGTCCACGGGGCCATGTGTCTTGCCGTTTCCGGCCGCTGCCTGCTGAGCGCATGGATGAACGACCGCCCCGCCAATCTGGGGCAGTGCACCCACCCGTGCCGGTTCGACTACCGCACGGCGGGGCTTGCCGCCAGTGATGCGGAACCGGACCATGCAGGCATCGAACTGGACGTCGAAGAACGCACCCGCGCCGGCGCACCGGCATGGACGGTGACGCAGGACAGTGGCTGGTCACACATCTGGAGTCCGCATGACCTGTGTCTGGTGCGGTATCTGCGCTGGTTTGCCGTGCAGGGCGTGGCTGCACTGAAAATTGAAGGCCGCATGAAAACCGCAGGCTATGCCGCGCAGGTTGTTGATGTTTACCGTACTGCCGTAGATGACCTCGCCGCCGGGCGTTTTCGCCCTGCGCTGTACATGCGTGAGCTGTGCAACACGGCCACCCGTCCGCTTTCGTCAGGTTTTTTCCTGCCCCGCGGACGCAGGCGCACCTGGCAGGCGGCCTCTTCCGGCCATCGTCTGCCGCTGGTGGCCAGAACAGGCCGCCGTCTTTCCGCAGGCAGCTGGGAAATGGCTGTACTGGCACCGTGGCAGTGCGACAGACCGGTCGAGATTCTCGTTCCGGGACTGAAAAGGCCCCTGCTGCAACCGCAGCACTGCCGCGTGGAAAACCACAGAGGCGAAACCGCGCGGCAGGTGCACCCCGGCACTTCCGCGATACTGCACTGCGACCACCCCGACCTTGCTCCGGGGCTGTTTCTGCGGGCCTGCACATAG
- a CDS encoding Hsp20/alpha crystallin family protein — translation MTTCQQKVQNPRRPRVRPAADLVEREDGFYLYLDMPGVERQELIVDIDGSELTVHALSRFGCAAGERIHAFEFGDVEYYAQFTLSDMVDRAATAARLADGVLTIYMPKQQKVTPRRIRIEVL, via the coding sequence ATGACAACATGCCAGCAGAAAGTCCAGAATCCCAGACGTCCCCGTGTGCGTCCCGCAGCTGATCTTGTGGAGCGTGAAGACGGCTTTTACCTGTATCTTGACATGCCCGGCGTGGAAAGACAGGAACTGATCGTGGATATTGACGGCAGCGAGCTGACGGTGCATGCCCTCAGCCGGTTCGGCTGTGCAGCAGGCGAGCGCATCCATGCGTTCGAGTTCGGTGATGTGGAATATTACGCCCAGTTCACTCTTTCGGACATGGTGGACAGGGCGGCCACGGCAGCGCGTCTTGCCGACGGTGTTCTGACGATTTATATGCCCAAACAGCAGAAGGTCACCCCCAGACGCATTCGTATCGAAGTGCTGTAG
- a CDS encoding glycogen/starch/alpha-glucan phosphorylase: MSRVCKMSKNVREVFRLDELKDDIRRNMVALLGNDPRSKRKFSYYNALAYSVRERLVDLWMRTQSDYYDSMAKRVYYLSMEFLPGRFLMNYLTNMGIVDECREIVAELGFSLEELEEEEWDAGLGNGGLGRLASCYLDSMVSQNIPGYGYGILYDYGIFYQSIVNGNQEERCDNWRRHGCPWEITRLDTLYEVKFYGRSETYYDSDGNVRFRWVDTENVMAMPCDILIPGYGCSHVSNMRLWTAQSSREFNLSDFNRGDYIGAMHGKVMSENITKVLYPNDQFLQGMELRLKQQYFLVSATFQDILRRYLKQHTSLAALPEAVAVQLNDTHPAIAIPELMRLLMDVYGMGWDVAWDICTRTFAYTNHTVLPEALETWPVDLLGRLLPRHMQIIYEINRRFLEGVAATFPGDTERLSRMSVIQEEGGQRVRMANLAIVGSHTVNGVAALHSNILQTGLFRDFHEYYPRKIRNVTNGVTPRRWLMQCNPALSRLITQSIGPEWCCNLEKLRELVPLAEDSAFRDAWARAKLENKRLLSRYVLRKVQMGINPNTLFDMQFKRMHEYKRQLLNVMHVISLFNRIKDNPSADITPRTVLFGGKAAPGYYQAKLIIRLINEVARVVNADADVAGRLRVAFLPNYCISQAEKVVPAADLSEQISTAGMEASGTGNMKFALNGALTIGTLDGANVEIMEEVGAENIFIFGLKAHEVAEKRRSGYNPREFYENDAELRRVMDMIGSGFFSPDERGLFSPVYDSLMHHGDYYMLMADYRPYMEAQAAVDALYLDQDQWVRKSILNAANMGKFSSDRSVMEYARGIWHVEPLGK; this comes from the coding sequence ATGTCCCGAGTCTGCAAGATGAGCAAGAACGTCAGGGAAGTCTTCAGGCTTGATGAACTGAAAGACGATATCAGGCGCAACATGGTGGCGCTGCTGGGCAACGATCCGCGCAGCAAGCGCAAGTTTTCGTATTACAACGCGCTGGCGTACAGCGTGCGCGAGCGTCTGGTCGACCTGTGGATGCGGACCCAGAGCGATTATTACGATTCCATGGCCAAGCGGGTGTATTATCTTTCCATGGAATTTCTGCCCGGCCGCTTTCTGATGAACTACCTTACCAACATGGGCATAGTGGATGAGTGCCGCGAGATTGTGGCCGAGCTGGGTTTTTCGCTGGAAGAGCTGGAAGAGGAGGAATGGGATGCCGGTCTGGGCAACGGCGGGCTGGGGCGTCTTGCCTCGTGTTATCTCGATTCCATGGTCAGCCAGAATATTCCGGGATACGGGTACGGTATTTTGTATGACTACGGCATATTCTATCAGTCCATCGTGAACGGCAATCAGGAAGAGCGCTGCGACAACTGGCGCAGACACGGATGCCCGTGGGAGATAACCCGCCTTGACACACTGTACGAGGTGAAGTTCTACGGCCGGTCCGAAACTTACTACGACTCTGACGGCAATGTGCGTTTCCGCTGGGTGGATACGGAAAATGTCATGGCCATGCCGTGCGACATTCTCATTCCCGGATACGGTTGCTCGCATGTTTCCAACATGCGGCTGTGGACTGCGCAGTCCAGCCGCGAATTCAACCTGTCTGATTTTAACCGCGGCGATTATATAGGGGCCATGCACGGCAAGGTGATGAGCGAAAACATCACCAAGGTGCTGTATCCCAACGATCAGTTTCTGCAGGGAATGGAACTGCGGCTCAAACAGCAGTATTTTCTGGTTTCCGCCACGTTTCAGGATATCCTGCGCCGTTATCTGAAGCAGCATACATCGCTTGCCGCACTGCCGGAGGCGGTTGCGGTGCAGCTTAACGACACACACCCCGCCATAGCCATACCCGAACTTATGCGTCTGCTTATGGACGTGTACGGCATGGGCTGGGATGTGGCGTGGGATATCTGCACCCGCACCTTTGCTTATACCAACCACACCGTGCTGCCCGAAGCGCTGGAAACATGGCCTGTGGACCTGCTGGGCAGGCTGCTGCCGAGGCATATGCAGATAATATATGAAATAAACAGACGTTTTCTGGAAGGTGTGGCCGCAACATTTCCCGGTGATACCGAGCGCCTTTCACGCATGTCTGTCATTCAGGAAGAAGGAGGCCAGCGGGTGCGCATGGCCAACCTTGCCATTGTGGGCAGCCATACGGTGAACGGCGTGGCGGCGCTGCACAGCAATATACTGCAGACCGGTCTGTTCCGTGATTTTCATGAATATTATCCGCGCAAGATACGCAACGTGACCAACGGCGTCACGCCGCGGCGGTGGCTTATGCAGTGCAATCCTGCTCTTTCGCGGCTGATAACCCAGAGCATAGGGCCGGAATGGTGCTGCAATCTTGAAAAACTGCGCGAGCTTGTACCTCTGGCGGAAGACAGTGCATTCCGCGATGCATGGGCAAGAGCCAAGCTGGAAAACAAAAGACTGCTGTCGCGTTATGTGCTGCGCAAAGTGCAGATGGGCATCAATCCCAACACGTTGTTTGATATGCAGTTTAAACGCATGCACGAATACAAGCGGCAGCTGCTCAACGTGATGCACGTCATCTCGCTGTTCAACCGCATCAAGGATAACCCTTCGGCGGACATCACACCGCGCACGGTGCTTTTCGGCGGCAAGGCAGCCCCCGGATATTATCAGGCCAAGCTTATCATCAGGCTGATCAACGAAGTTGCCCGCGTGGTCAACGCCGATGCGGATGTCGCCGGCAGGCTGCGCGTGGCTTTTCTGCCTAATTACTGCATATCGCAGGCGGAAAAGGTGGTGCCTGCCGCTGACCTGTCCGAACAGATATCCACCGCCGGCATGGAGGCTTCCGGCACGGGCAATATGAAGTTTGCGCTTAACGGAGCGTTGACCATAGGCACGCTGGACGGTGCCAATGTGGAAATAATGGAGGAAGTGGGAGCCGAAAATATTTTTATATTCGGCCTCAAGGCGCATGAAGTGGCGGAAAAAAGGCGTTCCGGATACAACCCCCGGGAATTTTATGAAAACGATGCAGAGCTGCGCCGGGTGATGGATATGATCGGTTCGGGCTTTTTTTCTCCCGACGAACGCGGGTTGTTCAGCCCTGTGTATGACAGCCTGATGCACCACGGCGACTATTACATGCTTATGGCCGATTACCGTCCCTACATGGAGGCGCAGGCCGCTGTGGACGCGCTGTACCTTGATCAGGACCAGTGGGTACGCAAGTCCATTCTCAATGCCGCCAACATGGGTAAATTTTCCAGCGACCGTTCGGTCATGGAGTATGCCCGCGGCATCTGGCATGTGGAGCCTCTCGGCAAATAG
- a CDS encoding PHP domain-containing protein, with amino-acid sequence MTACRYIDLHTHSTASDGSDTPAAVITKAHAAGLAAVALTDHDTLDGLDEAAETAGRLGVELVRGCELGAMCPYGEVHILGLWLPETPKALLRTLAELRQGRHDRNVKIVDKLRALGMDITYDEVRDVAGEGSVGRPHIAQVLVQKQVAGSTRQAFDMYLGDRGAAYVPRKSLSPEGAVKALKAEGATVSFAHPMLINAPDGWLEETVASLTAAGLDAIEAYHSEHSQKDIRRCVELADRYGLALTGGSDYHGSVKPDISLGTGKGGLRVPYLILEKLKAARTANGLPV; translated from the coding sequence ATGACCGCTTGCCGCTATATAGACCTGCACACCCATTCCACCGCATCCGACGGCAGCGACACCCCGGCCGCAGTAATAACAAAGGCACACGCCGCGGGACTTGCCGCCGTGGCATTGACAGACCACGACACGCTGGACGGTCTGGATGAAGCGGCAGAAACCGCCGGCCGGCTGGGTGTGGAGCTTGTCCGCGGCTGCGAACTGGGAGCCATGTGCCCCTACGGAGAAGTCCATATTCTCGGGCTGTGGCTGCCCGAAACCCCGAAGGCGCTGCTGCGCACGCTGGCGGAACTGCGTCAGGGACGTCATGACCGCAATGTGAAAATTGTTGATAAGCTGCGTGCTCTGGGCATGGACATCACCTATGACGAGGTGCGCGATGTGGCGGGAGAAGGTTCCGTGGGCAGACCGCACATAGCGCAGGTGCTGGTGCAGAAGCAGGTTGCCGGTTCCACCCGGCAGGCCTTTGACATGTATCTGGGCGACAGGGGAGCGGCCTATGTGCCACGCAAATCGCTTTCGCCCGAAGGTGCCGTCAAGGCGCTGAAGGCCGAAGGCGCCACCGTATCCTTTGCCCATCCCATGCTCATAAACGCCCCTGATGGCTGGCTGGAAGAAACAGTGGCATCACTGACAGCGGCAGGGCTGGACGCCATAGAAGCCTATCACAGCGAACATTCCCAGAAAGACATCCGCCGCTGCGTGGAACTGGCGGACCGTTACGGGCTTGCGCTTACGGGCGGTTCGGACTACCACGGCAGCGTCAAGCCCGACATATCGCTGGGCACGGGCAAGGGTGGCTTGCGCGTGCCGTATCTTATACTCGAAAAACTGAAGGCGGCCCGCACAGCAAACGGGCTGCCTGTCTGA
- a CDS encoding response regulator, translated as MNTQQRRLKRGTFREQPLAQREEAEFRSLFENAAAGLFRKSRSGGFLLVNTALARMFGYPTPDAFLAESKEAGHSLFADPQAFAAMVHKLLTHGVVNNAELRIIPRAPEGARPAAAAEWIAVTARAVYTSKGSIRHFEGTVTDITRCKTARMRAAQLQEQLEQARSLECAGVLARALAEDIGGLLEPIVQQTQSALNTLPAHSPAHTALDQALTASTEARGQLYRMLEFCRELEPPQVPVSFTAVVKECLRTLRGKNQDEKDGEAVPVKITADLDAREDVVKGNARLLRRAVCALVKYAADSCSGRTGPAMTLRLRTIDMETAAAASHPPHTCTLPAGRHICLTFSGSGAHALPQGCTACPPWSTHGKPSLAMVQGIVKLHNGILCQGPDEGGVATLCLYLPALGVADSARTAAGPAPRLGSERILVVDTDHSERNQWRALLGPLGYRMETRPGPVEGLRLFMESPESFDLVITAYAMPQLNGLEFARTLTGIRPDIPVALCLSAHDTVTPDSACAAGACRLARKPLDGAARTRLVELMLSRNTDKTAGQRSWPRFSS; from the coding sequence ATGAATACACAGCAGCGCCGCCTGAAACGCGGCACATTCCGCGAACAGCCGCTCGCCCAGCGGGAAGAAGCCGAATTCCGCAGCCTGTTTGAAAACGCCGCCGCCGGTCTCTTCCGCAAATCCCGCTCCGGCGGCTTTCTGCTGGTCAACACGGCACTGGCCCGCATGTTCGGCTATCCCACGCCCGATGCTTTTCTGGCCGAAAGCAAAGAAGCGGGACACAGCCTGTTTGCCGACCCTCAGGCCTTTGCCGCAATGGTGCACAAGCTGCTGACCCACGGTGTGGTCAACAACGCGGAACTGCGTATCATTCCGCGCGCGCCCGAAGGCGCCCGCCCTGCCGCCGCCGCAGAATGGATAGCCGTCACCGCGCGTGCCGTATACACATCAAAAGGCAGCATCAGACACTTTGAAGGTACTGTTACCGACATCACCCGATGCAAGACCGCCCGCATGCGCGCCGCGCAGCTGCAGGAACAGCTGGAGCAGGCACGTTCTCTCGAGTGCGCCGGTGTTCTGGCCCGCGCACTGGCCGAAGACATAGGAGGTCTGCTTGAACCCATCGTACAGCAGACCCAGTCCGCACTGAATACCCTGCCCGCCCACAGCCCCGCACACACCGCACTGGATCAGGCGCTCACGGCTTCCACCGAAGCGCGCGGGCAGCTGTACCGCATGCTTGAATTCTGCCGCGAACTGGAGCCGCCTCAGGTGCCGGTATCCTTTACCGCAGTGGTCAAAGAATGCCTGCGCACACTGCGTGGAAAAAATCAGGATGAAAAAGACGGCGAAGCCGTACCCGTAAAAATAACCGCCGATCTGGATGCCCGGGAAGATGTGGTGAAAGGCAATGCACGCCTGCTGCGCCGTGCCGTGTGCGCTCTGGTGAAATATGCGGCGGACAGCTGCTCCGGCCGGACCGGACCGGCCATGACGCTGCGGCTGCGCACCATCGACATGGAAACAGCCGCGGCAGCTTCTCACCCGCCGCACACGTGCACACTGCCTGCCGGCCGGCATATCTGCCTGACATTCAGCGGCAGCGGAGCCCACGCTTTGCCGCAGGGCTGCACCGCCTGCCCCCCGTGGAGCACGCACGGCAAGCCCTCGCTGGCCATGGTGCAGGGCATAGTAAAGCTGCATAACGGCATTCTGTGCCAGGGACCGGATGAAGGCGGCGTGGCCACGTTATGTCTGTATCTGCCTGCACTGGGCGTGGCGGACTCGGCGCGCACAGCTGCCGGACCGGCTCCGCGGCTGGGCAGCGAACGGATTCTGGTGGTGGACACAGACCATTCGGAACGCAATCAGTGGCGTGCACTGCTCGGCCCGCTGGGATACCGCATGGAAACCCGCCCCGGTCCGGTTGAGGGGCTGCGCCTTTTCATGGAATCGCCCGAATCTTTTGATCTTGTAATCACGGCATATGCCATGCCCCAGCTGAACGGACTGGAATTTGCCCGCACGCTGACCGGCATACGGCCGGATATTCCCGTGGCGCTGTGCCTGTCAGCGCACGATACGGTAACACCCGATTCGGCCTGCGCGGCCGGAGCGTGCAGACTGGCGCGCAAACCGCTGGACGGAGCCGCCCGCACACGCCTCGTCGAGCTCATGCTCTCCCGCAACACCGACAAGACGGCAGGACAACGCTCATGGCCCAGATTCTCCTCGTAG
- the yfcE gene encoding phosphodiesterase, with the protein MKILFVSDIHGSAGAARTVLEKAEAMQPDAVALLGDALYHGPRNPLPADYDPKGVAALLNGWKNRIVAVRGNCDSEVDQMLIEYPMMSDFAWVLAGGRRLFLTHGHRYSPDNLPPLADGDVFVYGHTHVPQAGTAALAGGGVVHLWNPGSCSLPKSGYVASYAVLEDGVFRVCGLDGSVLLTDTLG; encoded by the coding sequence ATGAAAATACTATTTGTTTCCGACATACACGGCAGTGCAGGCGCCGCCCGCACCGTGCTGGAAAAAGCGGAGGCCATGCAGCCCGATGCCGTGGCCCTGCTGGGGGATGCGCTTTACCACGGCCCGCGCAACCCGCTGCCCGCGGATTATGATCCCAAAGGCGTGGCGGCACTGCTTAACGGCTGGAAAAACCGGATAGTGGCAGTGCGCGGCAACTGCGACAGCGAAGTGGATCAGATGCTTATCGAGTACCCCATGATGAGCGACTTCGCGTGGGTGCTGGCGGGCGGCCGCAGGCTGTTTCTGACCCACGGCCACAGGTATTCGCCCGATAACCTGCCGCCGCTGGCAGACGGTGACGTATTTGTCTACGGGCATACGCATGTGCCGCAGGCCGGGACAGCCGCACTTGCCGGCGGGGGCGTGGTGCACCTGTGGAATCCCGGCTCGTGCTCGCTGCCCAAAAGCGGGTACGTGGCTTCATACGCGGTGCTGGAAGACGGAGTGTTCCGCGTATGCGGTCTGGACGGTTCCGTACTGCTTACCGATACGCTTGGCTAG
- a CDS encoding Trm112 family protein yields the protein MNVSKELLEILACPKCKSSVEPTSDGEGLACAQCAVVYPVREDIPVMLVEEAIPAARWQQGDRGAAGNEA from the coding sequence GTGAACGTGAGTAAAGAACTGCTTGAAATTCTGGCCTGCCCCAAGTGCAAGTCGTCTGTGGAACCCACTTCCGACGGCGAAGGGCTGGCGTGTGCACAGTGCGCGGTGGTTTACCCCGTGCGCGAAGATATTCCCGTGATGCTGGTGGAAGAGGCCATACCCGCAGCCCGCTGGCAGCAGGGCGACCGCGGTGCCGCCGGGAATGAAGCATAA